One segment of Streptomyces sp. NA02950 DNA contains the following:
- a CDS encoding DUF305 domain-containing protein, translating to MTAITHVPRRPLRRRLAVAGAAATVGLLLAACGGQSGKEDAERGGAHATASSPEAARSAKGAFNDADVRFARRMIPHHQQALEMARLADGRASDARIERLAGRIEKAQDPEIRTMRSWLKSWGKPEATPSHGMPGMDHGSDAAHGKDGMDGMDGMDGMMSRKEMDRLKAAKGVAFDRAFARLMVAHHKGAIAMAKDERKNGRNAAAKKLAGDIVTGQSAEVTTLRTLLDRL from the coding sequence ATGACCGCAATCACCCATGTCCCGCGGCGGCCGCTCCGCCGCCGTCTCGCAGTGGCGGGCGCCGCCGCGACGGTGGGGCTGCTGCTCGCCGCCTGCGGCGGCCAGAGCGGCAAGGAGGACGCGGAGCGCGGGGGCGCACACGCCACGGCGTCCTCGCCGGAGGCCGCGCGCTCCGCGAAGGGCGCCTTCAATGACGCGGATGTCCGCTTCGCGCGGAGGATGATTCCGCATCATCAGCAGGCGCTGGAGATGGCCCGGCTGGCGGACGGCCGGGCGTCGGACGCGCGGATCGAGCGTCTGGCCGGGCGGATCGAGAAGGCCCAGGACCCGGAGATCAGGACCATGCGGTCCTGGCTGAAGTCCTGGGGCAAGCCGGAGGCGACCCCTTCGCACGGTATGCCGGGCATGGACCACGGCTCGGACGCCGCCCACGGCAAGGACGGCATGGACGGCATGGACGGCATGGACGGCATGATGTCGCGGAAGGAGATGGACCGTCTCAAGGCGGCCAAGGGTGTCGCCTTCGACCGCGCCTTCGCCCGTCTGATGGTGGCGCACCACAAGGGTGCGATCGCGATGGCGAAGGACGAGCGGAAGAACGGGCGGAACGCCGCGGCCAAGAAGCTCGCCGGTGACATCGTCACCGGCCAGTCCGCCGAGGTGACCACCCTGCGCACCCTCCTCGACCGGCTCTGA
- a CDS encoding M56 family metallopeptidase, giving the protein MTDALALLCYAAAVGVLAPKALTRGTWSYRSPALAVVLWQGLAVSFTLAAALASYHLITPTRHLHNGMSGLLHFCGLALDTYVPGLTGVPAFAVPVGVILLPLMCFGHHLIRARRARARHRSVLDLVGRRSARLRATVLDHETPVAYALPGRRPRIVVSSGALRVLSPAELDTVLEHERAHVAGRHHLALAAAEAFATAFRWLPLARAAREQTALLLEMAADDRALRRHPREVLASALYAMAGGRTPQGAFPAGGPDAAVRLRRMLAPRGPVHPVPRGVVAAGAAAVPLLPLVVGCMPCLV; this is encoded by the coding sequence GTGACCGACGCGCTCGCCCTGCTCTGCTACGCGGCCGCGGTCGGCGTCCTGGCTCCGAAGGCGCTGACCCGCGGCACCTGGTCGTATCGCTCTCCTGCCCTGGCTGTTGTTTTGTGGCAGGGTCTGGCCGTCTCCTTCACACTCGCGGCGGCATTGGCCAGTTACCACCTCATCACCCCAACCAGGCATCTTCATAATGGAATGTCCGGCTTGCTCCACTTCTGTGGACTGGCTCTCGACACATATGTCCCCGGTCTCACGGGTGTTCCGGCCTTCGCCGTACCGGTCGGCGTGATACTTCTCCCACTGATGTGCTTCGGTCATCACCTCATCAGGGCCCGGCGGGCCCGTGCCCGCCACCGGAGCGTGCTGGACCTGGTGGGCCGGCGCTCGGCGCGGCTGCGCGCCACGGTGCTCGACCACGAGACACCGGTGGCGTACGCGCTGCCGGGGCGCCGCCCGCGGATCGTCGTGAGCTCCGGCGCACTGCGGGTGCTGTCGCCCGCCGAGCTCGACACCGTGCTGGAGCACGAGCGTGCGCATGTCGCGGGCCGCCACCATCTGGCGCTGGCCGCGGCCGAGGCGTTCGCCACGGCGTTCCGGTGGCTGCCGTTGGCGCGGGCCGCCAGGGAGCAGACGGCACTGCTGCTGGAGATGGCCGCGGACGACCGGGCGCTGCGCCGCCATCCGCGCGAGGTGCTCGCCTCGGCCCTGTACGCCATGGCGGGGGGCCGGACGCCGCAGGGCGCGTTCCCGGCGGGCGGGCCGGACGCCGCGGTCCGGCTGCGGCGGATGCTCGCGCCGCGCGGGCCGGTGCATCCGGTGCCGCGCGGTGTGGTGGCGGCCGGGGCCGCGGCCGTACCGCTGCTTCCGCTCGTGGTCGGCTGTATGCCATGCCTCGTCTAG
- a CDS encoding BlaI/MecI/CopY family transcriptional regulator — translation MRRLGELEAEIMDRLWAWRRPTTVREIVDDINEHRPVAYTTVMTVAGILYNKGWLLRAKEGRAWVYSPVRSREEYTAALMEDALGTSEDRTAALAHFVRQMGPEEVNALRKALRVAGRRPQA, via the coding sequence ATGCGACGGTTGGGGGAGCTCGAGGCGGAGATCATGGACCGCCTCTGGGCATGGCGGCGCCCCACGACGGTGCGGGAGATCGTGGACGACATCAATGAGCACCGTCCCGTCGCCTATACCACAGTGATGACGGTGGCCGGCATCCTCTACAACAAGGGCTGGCTGCTGCGCGCCAAGGAGGGCCGGGCCTGGGTGTACTCGCCGGTGCGCAGCCGCGAGGAGTACACCGCCGCGCTGATGGAGGACGCGCTCGGTACCAGCGAGGACCGGACGGCCGCCCTCGCCCACTTCGTGCGGCAGATGGGCCCGGAGGAGGTCAACGCCCTGCGCAAGGCGCTGCGGGTGGCCGGACGGCGGCCCCAGGCGTGA
- a CDS encoding TerD family protein has translation MTGFNKGLRKIEVSLKWDPSPTGEPPHDLDIVAATYPAADPFGEPAYLVHFDSRSPDGTITLNRDSRTGQGFGVDEAMTLELDRLSAEYSRVVVGVAIQQVSGRKTFGDVANTGVRIAEGYTELIKSDLSGVSGATAATVAVFIRDDSGEWGIQSAIRGFDVDPAEFTRLMGKDYS, from the coding sequence GTGACTGGTTTCAACAAGGGTCTCCGGAAAATTGAGGTGTCACTCAAGTGGGATCCGAGCCCCACCGGTGAGCCACCCCATGATCTCGACATCGTCGCCGCGACCTACCCCGCCGCCGATCCGTTCGGCGAGCCCGCGTATCTTGTGCACTTCGACAGCCGCTCTCCCGATGGCACCATCACCCTCAACAGGGACAGCCGTACCGGTCAGGGCTTCGGTGTCGACGAGGCCATGACCCTGGAGCTCGACCGGCTGTCGGCCGAGTACTCCCGGGTCGTCGTCGGCGTGGCCATCCAGCAGGTCTCCGGGCGGAAGACCTTCGGTGACGTCGCGAACACCGGCGTCCGTATTGCCGAGGGGTACACCGAGCTGATAAAGAGCGACCTCTCCGGTGTCTCAGGGGCCACCGCCGCCACTGTTGCCGTATTCATCCGTGATGACTCGGGGGAATGGGGAATTCAGAGCGCCATTCGCGGTTTCGATGTCGATCCGGCGGAATTCACGCGACTGATGGGCAAGGATTATTCCTGA